The following are from one region of the Canis lupus familiaris isolate Mischka breed German Shepherd chromosome 30, alternate assembly UU_Cfam_GSD_1.0, whole genome shotgun sequence genome:
- the FMN1 gene encoding formin-1 isoform X15, with the protein MEGTHCTLQLHKPITEVCYISFYLPRGEVRGFSYKGTVTLDRSNKGFHNCYQVREGSDVIGLSLQPNEHPGDIFFKQTPTKDILTELYKLTAERERLLANLLSSDHILGITMGNQEGKLLELSVSLAPGDDCFQSGGDWPGEPPVGCLNKRNAHGNRKPRRFGGRRGGSEVLPHKRTRRKGRGGQPLVLQMGKDQTGSSKSLPLSRTRPNLWLVEEKGNLLPSGAFTSSLRWRESYFPEIPGTLGTSHGFGSFRKASEDPRLGRGGRPPACSSAEPGDDGAAVPDRDPHRLEHQEAGLLESQEDTEKHLKAGKDRREKSTGHTCRKKSISKVVAKVQDLSTQVQRVVKMHPEGEESIAVCPAAQVEFVPRADWLTLPGVEGGTHGSRWQGREQQGDRAVQLSALERTPGTPASAEGPVNKVLLKVIDSEKLDEAAEGKRLGFPPSTPATHTLPEARSNRKAEPPLRGHKTLFLDLPCSRGPDWSQPRGSEQRPSPPALAPLSMLLNNSSSQWGTHWRMSPVPSPLSPRLPGPQQHHRVPQLPPQPAEWEVAPNDALGPKSSTFSGSSCADTLEPPFSAKVTETKGTSSPSFRAGQPQLVPGEPLEKSSGPGKTSGRPQYQSPSAPLYLDQGRCRGHSVSTVTDHEPTEWTSRGSQREYPPGMDWAEGVEPPIIICRASLQTAQGRAVSEGSQADILNKTM; encoded by the exons ATGGAAGGTACTCACTGCACCCTCCAATTGCACAAGCCCATTACTGAAGTCTGCTACATCAGCTTTTATCTTCCGAGGGGGGAAGTCAGAGGATTTTCATACAAGGGCACTGTAACTCTAGACAGATCCAATAAAGGGTTTCATAACTGCTACCAAGTCAGGGAGGGGTCAGACGTCATCGGCCTCAGCCTGCAGCCAAATGAACATCCAGGCGACATATTTTTCAAGCAAACTCCCACAAAAGACATTTTAACCGAGCTGTACAAACTcacagcagagagggagagacttctGGCCAATCTGCTGAGCTCAGACCACATCCTGGGGATCACGATGGGGAACCAGGAGGGGAAGCTGCTGGAGCTGTCCGTGAGCCTGGCCCCTGGAGATGACTGTTTCCAGAGTGGTGGTGACTGGCCAGGGGAGCCCCCCGTGGGCTGTCTCAATAAGAGGAATGCCCATGGGAACAGAAAACCGCGGAGGTtcgggggaaggagagggggctcTGAGGTGCTTCCACACAAGAGGACCAGAAGAAAAGGGCGTGGGGGCCAGCCGTTGGTTCTTCAGATGGGGAAGGACCAGACGGGTTCCAGCaaatcccttcctctttctcGAACAAGGCCTAACCTTTGGCTTGTAGAGGAGAAAGGCAATTTGCTCCCGAGTGGGGCATTTACTTCTTCCCTACGGTGGAGAGAGAGCTACTTCCCAGAGATCCCCGGGACGCTGGGTACCAGCCATGGCTTTGGGAGCTTCAGGAAGGCATCGGAGGACCCCAGGCTTGGAAGAGGAGGACGGCCCCCTGCCTGCAGCTCCGCAGAGCCGGGAGATGATGGTGCTGCAGTGCCGGACAGGGATCCTCACAGGCTGGAGCACCAGGAAGCAGGTTTGCTTGAAAGTCAGGAAGACACTGAGAAGCACCTGAAGGCAGGGAAGGACCGGAGGGAGAAGTCCACTGGGCATACATGCAGGAAGAAGTCTATTTCCAAAGTTGTGGCCAAAGTCCAGGATCTGTCCACTCAGGTGCAGAGAGTAGTTAAAATGCATCCTGAGGGTGAGGAAAGCATTGCTGTTTGCCCGGCGGCCCAAGTGGAGTTTGTGCCCAGAGCAGACTGGCTCACCCTCCCAGGAGTCGAGGGTGGCACTCATGGTTCCAGGTGGCAAGGCAGGGAGCAGCAAGGGGACCGGGCAGTGCAGCTGTCGGCCCTGGAACGTACTCCAGGTACTCCAGCCAGTGCCGAGGGGCCTGTGAACAAGGTCCTGCTGAAGGTGATAGACAGTGAGAAGTTAGATGAAGCCGCCGAGGGGAAAAGGCTGGGCTTCCCCCCGAGCACACCAGCCACCCACACCCTCCCAGAAGCCAGAAGCAACAGGAAGGCTGAGCCGCCTCTCAGGGGTCACAAAACCTTATTTCTGGACCTTCCCTGCAGCAGAGGCCCTGACTGGTCGCAGCCCAGAGGCAGTGAGCAGAGGCCATCCCCCCCAGCACTGGCACCGCTCAGCATGCTCCTGAATAATTCATCCTCCCAGTGGGGCACACACTGGCGGATGTCACCTGTTCCCTCGCCTCTGTCTCCAAGGCTCCCTGGCCCTCAGCAGCATCACAGAGTCCCCCAGCTCCCTCCACAGCCTGCTGAGTGGGAAGTGGCTCCTAATGACGCTCTTGGCCCAAAGAGCAGTACTTTCTCTGGGTCCTCCTGTGCTGACACTTTGGAGCCACCATTCTCTGCAAAGGTCACGGAGACCAAAGGAACCAGCTCGCCCTCCTTCAGAGCAGGACAACCTCAGTTGGTGCCTGGGGAACCTTTGGAAAAGAGCTCGGGGCCCGGAAAGACCTCAGGCCGGCCTCAGTACCAGTCCCCTTCAG CTCCATTGTACCTGGATCAAGGCAGGTGCAGAGGACACTCAGTTTCTACAGTGACGGATCATGAGCCCACCGAGTG
- the FMN1 gene encoding formin-1 isoform X17 codes for MEGTHCTLQLHKPITEVCYISFYLPRGEVRGFSYKGTVTLDRSNKGFHNCYQVREGSDVIGLSLQPNEHPGDIFFKQTPTKDILTELYKLTAERERLLANLLSSDHILGITMGNQEGKLLELSVSLAPGDDCFQSGGDWPGEPPVGCLNKRNAHGNRKPRRFGGRRGGSEVLPHKRTRRKGRGGQPLVLQMGKDQTGSSKSLPLSRTRPNLWLVEEKGNLLPSGAFTSSLRWRESYFPEIPGTLGTSHGFGSFRKASEDPRLGRGGRPPACSSAEPGDDGAAVPDRDPHRLEHQEAGLLESQEDTEKHLKAGKDRREKSTGHTCRKKSISKVVAKVQDLSTQVQRVVKMHPEGEESIAVCPAAQVEFVPRADWLTLPGVEGGTHGSRWQGREQQGDRAVQLSALERTPGTPASAEGPVNKVLLKVIDSEKLDEAAEGKRLGFPPSTPATHTLPEARSNRKAEPPLRGHKTLFLDLPCSRGPDWSQPRGSEQRPSPPALAPLSMLLNNSSSQWGTHWRMSPVPSPLSPRLPGPQQHHRVPQLPPQPAEWEVAPNDALGPKSSTFSGSSCADTLEPPFSAKVTETKGTSSPSFRAGQPQLVPGEPLEKSSGPGKTSGRPQYQSPSAPLYLDQGRCRGHSVSTVTDHEPTEWSPGIDWSMTTEIVSQKKD; via the exons ATGGAAGGTACTCACTGCACCCTCCAATTGCACAAGCCCATTACTGAAGTCTGCTACATCAGCTTTTATCTTCCGAGGGGGGAAGTCAGAGGATTTTCATACAAGGGCACTGTAACTCTAGACAGATCCAATAAAGGGTTTCATAACTGCTACCAAGTCAGGGAGGGGTCAGACGTCATCGGCCTCAGCCTGCAGCCAAATGAACATCCAGGCGACATATTTTTCAAGCAAACTCCCACAAAAGACATTTTAACCGAGCTGTACAAACTcacagcagagagggagagacttctGGCCAATCTGCTGAGCTCAGACCACATCCTGGGGATCACGATGGGGAACCAGGAGGGGAAGCTGCTGGAGCTGTCCGTGAGCCTGGCCCCTGGAGATGACTGTTTCCAGAGTGGTGGTGACTGGCCAGGGGAGCCCCCCGTGGGCTGTCTCAATAAGAGGAATGCCCATGGGAACAGAAAACCGCGGAGGTtcgggggaaggagagggggctcTGAGGTGCTTCCACACAAGAGGACCAGAAGAAAAGGGCGTGGGGGCCAGCCGTTGGTTCTTCAGATGGGGAAGGACCAGACGGGTTCCAGCaaatcccttcctctttctcGAACAAGGCCTAACCTTTGGCTTGTAGAGGAGAAAGGCAATTTGCTCCCGAGTGGGGCATTTACTTCTTCCCTACGGTGGAGAGAGAGCTACTTCCCAGAGATCCCCGGGACGCTGGGTACCAGCCATGGCTTTGGGAGCTTCAGGAAGGCATCGGAGGACCCCAGGCTTGGAAGAGGAGGACGGCCCCCTGCCTGCAGCTCCGCAGAGCCGGGAGATGATGGTGCTGCAGTGCCGGACAGGGATCCTCACAGGCTGGAGCACCAGGAAGCAGGTTTGCTTGAAAGTCAGGAAGACACTGAGAAGCACCTGAAGGCAGGGAAGGACCGGAGGGAGAAGTCCACTGGGCATACATGCAGGAAGAAGTCTATTTCCAAAGTTGTGGCCAAAGTCCAGGATCTGTCCACTCAGGTGCAGAGAGTAGTTAAAATGCATCCTGAGGGTGAGGAAAGCATTGCTGTTTGCCCGGCGGCCCAAGTGGAGTTTGTGCCCAGAGCAGACTGGCTCACCCTCCCAGGAGTCGAGGGTGGCACTCATGGTTCCAGGTGGCAAGGCAGGGAGCAGCAAGGGGACCGGGCAGTGCAGCTGTCGGCCCTGGAACGTACTCCAGGTACTCCAGCCAGTGCCGAGGGGCCTGTGAACAAGGTCCTGCTGAAGGTGATAGACAGTGAGAAGTTAGATGAAGCCGCCGAGGGGAAAAGGCTGGGCTTCCCCCCGAGCACACCAGCCACCCACACCCTCCCAGAAGCCAGAAGCAACAGGAAGGCTGAGCCGCCTCTCAGGGGTCACAAAACCTTATTTCTGGACCTTCCCTGCAGCAGAGGCCCTGACTGGTCGCAGCCCAGAGGCAGTGAGCAGAGGCCATCCCCCCCAGCACTGGCACCGCTCAGCATGCTCCTGAATAATTCATCCTCCCAGTGGGGCACACACTGGCGGATGTCACCTGTTCCCTCGCCTCTGTCTCCAAGGCTCCCTGGCCCTCAGCAGCATCACAGAGTCCCCCAGCTCCCTCCACAGCCTGCTGAGTGGGAAGTGGCTCCTAATGACGCTCTTGGCCCAAAGAGCAGTACTTTCTCTGGGTCCTCCTGTGCTGACACTTTGGAGCCACCATTCTCTGCAAAGGTCACGGAGACCAAAGGAACCAGCTCGCCCTCCTTCAGAGCAGGACAACCTCAGTTGGTGCCTGGGGAACCTTTGGAAAAGAGCTCGGGGCCCGGAAAGACCTCAGGCCGGCCTCAGTACCAGTCCCCTTCAG CTCCATTGTACCTGGATCAAGGCAGGTGCAGAGGACACTCAGTTTCTACAGTGACGGATCATGAGCCCACCGAGTG
- the FMN1 gene encoding formin-1 isoform X22: protein MEGTHCTLQLHKPITEVCYISFYLPRGEVRGFSYKGTVTLDRSNKGFHNCYQVREGSDVIGLSLQPNEHPGDIFFKQTPTKDILTELYKLTAERERLLANLLSSDHILGITMGNQEGKLLELSVSLAPGDDCFQSGGDWPGEPPVGCLNKRNAHGNRKPRRFGGRRGGSEVLPHKRTRRKGRGGQPLVLQMGKDQTGSSKSLPLSRTRPNLWLVEEKGNLLPSGAFTSSLRWRESYFPEIPGTLGTSHGFGSFRKASEDPRLGRGGRPPACSSAEPGDDGAAVPDRDPHRLEHQEAGLLESQEDTEKHLKAGKDRREKSTGHTCRKKSISKVVAKVQDLSTQVQRVVKMHPEGEESIAVCPAAQVEFVPRADWLTLPGVEGGTHGSRWQGREQQGDRAVQLSALERTPGTPASAEGPVNKVLLKVIDSEKLDEAAEGKRLGFPPSTPATHTLPEARSNRKAEPPLRGHKTLFLDLPCSRGPDWSQPRGSEQRPSPPALAPLSMLLNNSSSQWGTHWRMSPVPSPLSPRLPGPQQHHRVPQLPPQPAEWEVAPNDALGPKSSTFSGSSCADTLEPPFSAKVTETKGTSSPSFRAGQPQLVPGEPLEKSSGPGKTSGRPQYQSPSGAQVSTGV from the coding sequence ATGGAAGGTACTCACTGCACCCTCCAATTGCACAAGCCCATTACTGAAGTCTGCTACATCAGCTTTTATCTTCCGAGGGGGGAAGTCAGAGGATTTTCATACAAGGGCACTGTAACTCTAGACAGATCCAATAAAGGGTTTCATAACTGCTACCAAGTCAGGGAGGGGTCAGACGTCATCGGCCTCAGCCTGCAGCCAAATGAACATCCAGGCGACATATTTTTCAAGCAAACTCCCACAAAAGACATTTTAACCGAGCTGTACAAACTcacagcagagagggagagacttctGGCCAATCTGCTGAGCTCAGACCACATCCTGGGGATCACGATGGGGAACCAGGAGGGGAAGCTGCTGGAGCTGTCCGTGAGCCTGGCCCCTGGAGATGACTGTTTCCAGAGTGGTGGTGACTGGCCAGGGGAGCCCCCCGTGGGCTGTCTCAATAAGAGGAATGCCCATGGGAACAGAAAACCGCGGAGGTtcgggggaaggagagggggctcTGAGGTGCTTCCACACAAGAGGACCAGAAGAAAAGGGCGTGGGGGCCAGCCGTTGGTTCTTCAGATGGGGAAGGACCAGACGGGTTCCAGCaaatcccttcctctttctcGAACAAGGCCTAACCTTTGGCTTGTAGAGGAGAAAGGCAATTTGCTCCCGAGTGGGGCATTTACTTCTTCCCTACGGTGGAGAGAGAGCTACTTCCCAGAGATCCCCGGGACGCTGGGTACCAGCCATGGCTTTGGGAGCTTCAGGAAGGCATCGGAGGACCCCAGGCTTGGAAGAGGAGGACGGCCCCCTGCCTGCAGCTCCGCAGAGCCGGGAGATGATGGTGCTGCAGTGCCGGACAGGGATCCTCACAGGCTGGAGCACCAGGAAGCAGGTTTGCTTGAAAGTCAGGAAGACACTGAGAAGCACCTGAAGGCAGGGAAGGACCGGAGGGAGAAGTCCACTGGGCATACATGCAGGAAGAAGTCTATTTCCAAAGTTGTGGCCAAAGTCCAGGATCTGTCCACTCAGGTGCAGAGAGTAGTTAAAATGCATCCTGAGGGTGAGGAAAGCATTGCTGTTTGCCCGGCGGCCCAAGTGGAGTTTGTGCCCAGAGCAGACTGGCTCACCCTCCCAGGAGTCGAGGGTGGCACTCATGGTTCCAGGTGGCAAGGCAGGGAGCAGCAAGGGGACCGGGCAGTGCAGCTGTCGGCCCTGGAACGTACTCCAGGTACTCCAGCCAGTGCCGAGGGGCCTGTGAACAAGGTCCTGCTGAAGGTGATAGACAGTGAGAAGTTAGATGAAGCCGCCGAGGGGAAAAGGCTGGGCTTCCCCCCGAGCACACCAGCCACCCACACCCTCCCAGAAGCCAGAAGCAACAGGAAGGCTGAGCCGCCTCTCAGGGGTCACAAAACCTTATTTCTGGACCTTCCCTGCAGCAGAGGCCCTGACTGGTCGCAGCCCAGAGGCAGTGAGCAGAGGCCATCCCCCCCAGCACTGGCACCGCTCAGCATGCTCCTGAATAATTCATCCTCCCAGTGGGGCACACACTGGCGGATGTCACCTGTTCCCTCGCCTCTGTCTCCAAGGCTCCCTGGCCCTCAGCAGCATCACAGAGTCCCCCAGCTCCCTCCACAGCCTGCTGAGTGGGAAGTGGCTCCTAATGACGCTCTTGGCCCAAAGAGCAGTACTTTCTCTGGGTCCTCCTGTGCTGACACTTTGGAGCCACCATTCTCTGCAAAGGTCACGGAGACCAAAGGAACCAGCTCGCCCTCCTTCAGAGCAGGACAACCTCAGTTGGTGCCTGGGGAACCTTTGGAAAAGAGCTCGGGGCCCGGAAAGACCTCAGGCCGGCCTCAGTACCAGTCCCCTTCAG
- the FMN1 gene encoding formin-1 isoform X16, protein MEGTHCTLQLHKPITEVCYISFYLPRGEVRGFSYKGTVTLDRSNKGFHNCYQVREGSDVIGLSLQPNEHPGDIFFKQTPTKDILTELYKLTAERERLLANLLSSDHILGITMGNQEGKLLELSVSLAPGDDCFQSGGDWPGEPPVGCLNKRNAHGNRKPRRFGGRRGGSEVLPHKRTRRKGRGGQPLVLQMGKDQTGSSKSLPLSRTRPNLWLVEEKGNLLPSGAFTSSLRWRESYFPEIPGTLGTSHGFGSFRKASEDPRLGRGGRPPACSSAEPGDDGAAVPDRDPHRLEHQEAGLLESQEDTEKHLKAGKDRREKSTGHTCRKKSISKVVAKVQDLSTQVQRVVKMHPEGEESIAVCPAAQVEFVPRADWLTLPGVEGGTHGSRWQGREQQGDRAVQLSALERTPGTPASAEGPVNKVLLKVIDSEKLDEAAEGKRLGFPPSTPATHTLPEARSNRKAEPPLRGHKTLFLDLPCSRGPDWSQPRGSEQRPSPPALAPLSMLLNNSSSQWGTHWRMSPVPSPLSPRLPGPQQHHRVPQLPPQPAEWEVAPNDALGPKSSTFSGSSCADTLEPPFSAKVTETKGTSSPSFRAGQPQLVPGEPLEKSSGPGKTSGRPQYQSPSAPLYLDQGRCRGHSVSTVTDHEPTECPSSCGKTEPTGNRISRANLQLTGNMEARGTM, encoded by the exons ATGGAAGGTACTCACTGCACCCTCCAATTGCACAAGCCCATTACTGAAGTCTGCTACATCAGCTTTTATCTTCCGAGGGGGGAAGTCAGAGGATTTTCATACAAGGGCACTGTAACTCTAGACAGATCCAATAAAGGGTTTCATAACTGCTACCAAGTCAGGGAGGGGTCAGACGTCATCGGCCTCAGCCTGCAGCCAAATGAACATCCAGGCGACATATTTTTCAAGCAAACTCCCACAAAAGACATTTTAACCGAGCTGTACAAACTcacagcagagagggagagacttctGGCCAATCTGCTGAGCTCAGACCACATCCTGGGGATCACGATGGGGAACCAGGAGGGGAAGCTGCTGGAGCTGTCCGTGAGCCTGGCCCCTGGAGATGACTGTTTCCAGAGTGGTGGTGACTGGCCAGGGGAGCCCCCCGTGGGCTGTCTCAATAAGAGGAATGCCCATGGGAACAGAAAACCGCGGAGGTtcgggggaaggagagggggctcTGAGGTGCTTCCACACAAGAGGACCAGAAGAAAAGGGCGTGGGGGCCAGCCGTTGGTTCTTCAGATGGGGAAGGACCAGACGGGTTCCAGCaaatcccttcctctttctcGAACAAGGCCTAACCTTTGGCTTGTAGAGGAGAAAGGCAATTTGCTCCCGAGTGGGGCATTTACTTCTTCCCTACGGTGGAGAGAGAGCTACTTCCCAGAGATCCCCGGGACGCTGGGTACCAGCCATGGCTTTGGGAGCTTCAGGAAGGCATCGGAGGACCCCAGGCTTGGAAGAGGAGGACGGCCCCCTGCCTGCAGCTCCGCAGAGCCGGGAGATGATGGTGCTGCAGTGCCGGACAGGGATCCTCACAGGCTGGAGCACCAGGAAGCAGGTTTGCTTGAAAGTCAGGAAGACACTGAGAAGCACCTGAAGGCAGGGAAGGACCGGAGGGAGAAGTCCACTGGGCATACATGCAGGAAGAAGTCTATTTCCAAAGTTGTGGCCAAAGTCCAGGATCTGTCCACTCAGGTGCAGAGAGTAGTTAAAATGCATCCTGAGGGTGAGGAAAGCATTGCTGTTTGCCCGGCGGCCCAAGTGGAGTTTGTGCCCAGAGCAGACTGGCTCACCCTCCCAGGAGTCGAGGGTGGCACTCATGGTTCCAGGTGGCAAGGCAGGGAGCAGCAAGGGGACCGGGCAGTGCAGCTGTCGGCCCTGGAACGTACTCCAGGTACTCCAGCCAGTGCCGAGGGGCCTGTGAACAAGGTCCTGCTGAAGGTGATAGACAGTGAGAAGTTAGATGAAGCCGCCGAGGGGAAAAGGCTGGGCTTCCCCCCGAGCACACCAGCCACCCACACCCTCCCAGAAGCCAGAAGCAACAGGAAGGCTGAGCCGCCTCTCAGGGGTCACAAAACCTTATTTCTGGACCTTCCCTGCAGCAGAGGCCCTGACTGGTCGCAGCCCAGAGGCAGTGAGCAGAGGCCATCCCCCCCAGCACTGGCACCGCTCAGCATGCTCCTGAATAATTCATCCTCCCAGTGGGGCACACACTGGCGGATGTCACCTGTTCCCTCGCCTCTGTCTCCAAGGCTCCCTGGCCCTCAGCAGCATCACAGAGTCCCCCAGCTCCCTCCACAGCCTGCTGAGTGGGAAGTGGCTCCTAATGACGCTCTTGGCCCAAAGAGCAGTACTTTCTCTGGGTCCTCCTGTGCTGACACTTTGGAGCCACCATTCTCTGCAAAGGTCACGGAGACCAAAGGAACCAGCTCGCCCTCCTTCAGAGCAGGACAACCTCAGTTGGTGCCTGGGGAACCTTTGGAAAAGAGCTCGGGGCCCGGAAAGACCTCAGGCCGGCCTCAGTACCAGTCCCCTTCAG CTCCATTGTACCTGGATCAAGGCAGGTGCAGAGGACACTCAGTTTCTACAGTGACGGATCATGAGCCCACCGAGTG
- the FMN1 gene encoding formin-1 isoform X21, which yields MEGTHCTLQLHKPITEVCYISFYLPRGEVRGFSYKGTVTLDRSNKGFHNCYQVREGSDVIGLSLQPNEHPGDIFFKQTPTKDILTELYKLTAERERLLANLLSSDHILGITMGNQEGKLLELSVSLAPGDDCFQSGGDWPGEPPVGCLNKRNAHGNRKPRRFGGRRGGSEVLPHKRTRRKGRGGQPLVLQMGKDQTGSSKSLPLSRTRPNLWLVEEKGNLLPSGAFTSSLRWRESYFPEIPGTLGTSHGFGSFRKASEDPRLGRGGRPPACSSAEPGDDGAAVPDRDPHRLEHQEAGLLESQEDTEKHLKAGKDRREKSTGHTCRKKSISKVVAKVQDLSTQVQRVVKMHPEGEESIAVCPAAQVEFVPRADWLTLPGVEGGTHGSRWQGREQQGDRAVQLSALERTPGTPASAEGPVNKVLLKVIDSEKLDEAAEGKRLGFPPSTPATHTLPEARSNRKAEPPLRGHKTLFLDLPCSRGPDWSQPRGSEQRPSPPALAPLSMLLNNSSSQWGTHWRMSPVPSPLSPRLPGPQQHHRVPQLPPQPAEWEVAPNDALGPKSSTFSGSSCADTLEPPFSAKVTETKGTSSPSFRAGQPQLVPGEPLEKSSGPGKTSGRPQYQSPSAPLYLDQGRCRGHSVSTVTDHEPTEWLHP from the exons ATGGAAGGTACTCACTGCACCCTCCAATTGCACAAGCCCATTACTGAAGTCTGCTACATCAGCTTTTATCTTCCGAGGGGGGAAGTCAGAGGATTTTCATACAAGGGCACTGTAACTCTAGACAGATCCAATAAAGGGTTTCATAACTGCTACCAAGTCAGGGAGGGGTCAGACGTCATCGGCCTCAGCCTGCAGCCAAATGAACATCCAGGCGACATATTTTTCAAGCAAACTCCCACAAAAGACATTTTAACCGAGCTGTACAAACTcacagcagagagggagagacttctGGCCAATCTGCTGAGCTCAGACCACATCCTGGGGATCACGATGGGGAACCAGGAGGGGAAGCTGCTGGAGCTGTCCGTGAGCCTGGCCCCTGGAGATGACTGTTTCCAGAGTGGTGGTGACTGGCCAGGGGAGCCCCCCGTGGGCTGTCTCAATAAGAGGAATGCCCATGGGAACAGAAAACCGCGGAGGTtcgggggaaggagagggggctcTGAGGTGCTTCCACACAAGAGGACCAGAAGAAAAGGGCGTGGGGGCCAGCCGTTGGTTCTTCAGATGGGGAAGGACCAGACGGGTTCCAGCaaatcccttcctctttctcGAACAAGGCCTAACCTTTGGCTTGTAGAGGAGAAAGGCAATTTGCTCCCGAGTGGGGCATTTACTTCTTCCCTACGGTGGAGAGAGAGCTACTTCCCAGAGATCCCCGGGACGCTGGGTACCAGCCATGGCTTTGGGAGCTTCAGGAAGGCATCGGAGGACCCCAGGCTTGGAAGAGGAGGACGGCCCCCTGCCTGCAGCTCCGCAGAGCCGGGAGATGATGGTGCTGCAGTGCCGGACAGGGATCCTCACAGGCTGGAGCACCAGGAAGCAGGTTTGCTTGAAAGTCAGGAAGACACTGAGAAGCACCTGAAGGCAGGGAAGGACCGGAGGGAGAAGTCCACTGGGCATACATGCAGGAAGAAGTCTATTTCCAAAGTTGTGGCCAAAGTCCAGGATCTGTCCACTCAGGTGCAGAGAGTAGTTAAAATGCATCCTGAGGGTGAGGAAAGCATTGCTGTTTGCCCGGCGGCCCAAGTGGAGTTTGTGCCCAGAGCAGACTGGCTCACCCTCCCAGGAGTCGAGGGTGGCACTCATGGTTCCAGGTGGCAAGGCAGGGAGCAGCAAGGGGACCGGGCAGTGCAGCTGTCGGCCCTGGAACGTACTCCAGGTACTCCAGCCAGTGCCGAGGGGCCTGTGAACAAGGTCCTGCTGAAGGTGATAGACAGTGAGAAGTTAGATGAAGCCGCCGAGGGGAAAAGGCTGGGCTTCCCCCCGAGCACACCAGCCACCCACACCCTCCCAGAAGCCAGAAGCAACAGGAAGGCTGAGCCGCCTCTCAGGGGTCACAAAACCTTATTTCTGGACCTTCCCTGCAGCAGAGGCCCTGACTGGTCGCAGCCCAGAGGCAGTGAGCAGAGGCCATCCCCCCCAGCACTGGCACCGCTCAGCATGCTCCTGAATAATTCATCCTCCCAGTGGGGCACACACTGGCGGATGTCACCTGTTCCCTCGCCTCTGTCTCCAAGGCTCCCTGGCCCTCAGCAGCATCACAGAGTCCCCCAGCTCCCTCCACAGCCTGCTGAGTGGGAAGTGGCTCCTAATGACGCTCTTGGCCCAAAGAGCAGTACTTTCTCTGGGTCCTCCTGTGCTGACACTTTGGAGCCACCATTCTCTGCAAAGGTCACGGAGACCAAAGGAACCAGCTCGCCCTCCTTCAGAGCAGGACAACCTCAGTTGGTGCCTGGGGAACCTTTGGAAAAGAGCTCGGGGCCCGGAAAGACCTCAGGCCGGCCTCAGTACCAGTCCCCTTCAG CTCCATTGTACCTGGATCAAGGCAGGTGCAGAGGACACTCAGTTTCTACAGTGACGGATCATGAGCCCACCGAGTG